The Pseudomonas protegens genome contains the following window.
TCGAGTAAACTCAACGACAAAAGATCAAAGGACATCTCAAGTTTGGCATTAGAGGATCACACTCAAACACTTTTAAACTTAAGGATAGAACCCAATAACGACATATTACTTTTAACAAACAAGCACTCAAACGCATAAAAGAACCACCCTAATCAGGGTCAAACTTCTTCACGCAATAATTAACACAGTGAAATATTTACCTAAAACGAATGCTGGCCACTGATGGCGCAAAACACTGGTTGGTCTTGGCCATAACCCTGACGCATTTTAAATACTCACCAGATGCATATCGGCAAAATACGTTGAGGACGTGAAGCGCATTCTCGATGTCGAGAGCATTGATGAGTTAAAAGACTTCGCCGAAACAATTGCGCAACAAGGCGCGCGCTACTGCGGTCTCGGCGGCAGGTAGATGAGCCTCAATGAACTTGAGATACGTCCATAACCTCCCAGGACAGAGGTTGAGCGCCATAGCTGCTCGGTGGAGGACTCCATAGCCCCAAGCACAAAAGGCACTGAGCGGACTGGAACGGCCCAAGCCAGACGAATCCCGCCCTAAACCTGCCCCAATCACTACCCCAGAAACCACAAAGCCCCCGCAAACATCGATGTTTGCGGGGGCTTTGCGTACTTCATGTATGGCGGAGAGATAGGGATTCGAACCCTAGGTACCGGTGAAGGTACAACGGATTTCGAATCCGTCCCATTCGGCCACTCTGGCATCTCTCCAACGGCGCGCATCATAACAGCACATTTGCTTGAAGCGAAGCCCCTTAAGCGAATTTTTTCCGTGCTATCAGATGCTTGCGTCGATTACAGCGGTACGCCGAGGCGCTGGGCCACTTCTTCGTAGGCTTCGATGACATCACCGAGGCCCTGGCGGAAGCGGTCCTTGTCCATTTTCTTCTTGGTGGCCTTGTCCCACAGACGGCAACCGTCCGGGCTGAACTCGTCGCCCAGGACGATGGAACCGTCGCTGAACACGCCGAACTCCAGCTTGAAGTCCACCAGCAGCAGGCCGGCGTCATCGAACAGCTTGCTCAGCACTTCGTTGACCTTGAGCGACAGCTCTTTCATGCGCGCCAGTTGCTCAGCGGTGCCCCAGCCGAACGCCACCACGTGGGATTCGTTGATGAACGGATCGCCCTTGGCGTCATCCTTGAGGAACAGTTCGAAGGTGTAAGGGTTGAGTTTCATGCCCTCTTCCACACCCAGGCGCTTGACCAGGCTGCCGGCCGCGTAGTTGCGCACCACGCACTCCACCGGAATCATGTCGAGCTTCTTCACCAGGCACTCGTTGTCGCCCAGCAGCTTGTCGAACTGGGTCGGCACACCGGCGGCTTCGAGTTTCTGCATGATGAAGGCGTTGAACTTGTTGTTCACCATTCCCTTGCGGTCCAGCTGCTCGATGCGCTTGCCGTCGAACGCCGAGGTGTCGTTGCGAAACAGCAGGATCAAGCGGTCGGCGTCATCGGTCTTGTAAACCGACTTGGCTTTGCCGCGGTAGAGTTCTTCACGTTTTTCCATGATGGGCTCCGCTTGCTACGTAGGTGGGCTAGGCGATGTGACGCCAGTCGAGCCCTGAATCTTGATCGGCCAGTTGCAGCCAGTCCGGGTCGCACCCGAGGGTGTCGACAAAACATTGCCGGGCCAGCTGCGGCAGGTTGTTCTTGCTGCTCAGATGGGCCAGGACCAGATGCTGCAGGTCCTGCCATCCCAATTCGGCCACCAGGCTTGCGGCCTGATGGTTGTTCAAATGTCCCTGGTCACCACCAACCCGCTGCTTGAGAAAGTACGGGTAATAACCGCGCGCCAGCAGGTCACGGCAGTGATTGGCCTCGATCATCAAGGCATCCAGGCCACGGTAGCCTTGCAGTACGTCGGCGCAGTAGGAGCCCAGGTCGGTCAACAGGCCAAAGCGCCGCTGACCGTCGCTGAAGACAAACTGGGTAGGCTCCTGGGCATCGTGGGCGACGGCAATCACGTCAATGCACAAGTCGCCGATCTGCAACTGCTCGCCACCGCGGACAAAACCCTCCGCCTCCACCGGCTTGCGCATCCCGCGCAACGTGCCCTGGCTGAGGTAGACCGGTAAATTGTAGCGCCGAGACAGCAAACCCACGCCATGCACGTGGTCGGCATGTTCGTGGGTTACCAGGATGGCGCTCAACTGCGAGGGATGGACTCCCAGGCGCAGCAGGCGCCGCTCGGTTTCCCGCAGGGAGAAACCACAATCCACCAGGATGCAGGTGTCAGCACTGGCGATCAGCGTGCCATTCCCTTGGCTACCACTGCCGAGAACGGCAAAACGCATCTGATCAGCCCAGGTTGTCCTGAATCACGCCCAACACTTTGCGCGCCACATCGGCCGGCGCCACGGTGTTGATGTTCTTCTCGACGGTGACCTGGACGTTGTCGCCGACCTTGCTCAGGCGAACCTGATAGCGCTCGGCGCGAGCTTCGATCTCTTCCTTGGCCGGTTTGCTGCCGAACAACTTGCCGAAGAAGCCCGGCTCGTCGTTTTTCTTCTCGGCTTTTTCCGCCAGGTTGATGTAGTACAGACCCAGGCTGCGGTTGATGTCCTCAACCCGCCATTCGCCCTGCTCCAGGGCGCGACCCACGCTGGACCAGGCGCGATCGAGGTCGGCGCCCAGGTTCAGCACCGGGTTGCCGCTGCCGTCTTCGCTGAGGCTGACCCGGCTTGGGGTATCGAAATCACGAGCCGCCAACAGGGACACCGAACCGCCTTTCTCGGCAGTACGGCTCATGCTGGCCAGCATGTCGTCCACCAGCGCCGCGTCCAGGCCGGTGTTGAGCGAACGGTTGGTGAACTCCACGTCGGCGGTGCTGCCGGCAGGACGCTCGGCGCTGACCACGTAGACTTCACTGGTGTTGCGCTGCACGCCCGGTTCGATGCGGACCCGCACGCGGGTTTCGCTATCGGCGGCAACGCCGGAGCTGCTCAGGCGCTTGGCCACGGCCGCGGAAAGCTCGTCGGAACGCTGCCAGCTGGTGGTGAACTCGCCGGTTTGCGGGCGCTGCTGATCCAGGCGGAAGCCGTTGTCCTGGAAGAACTGCACGGCCACGGGCCAGACTTCGGCTGGTGGATGCTGGGCCATGACCCAACGCGAATCTCCGCTTTTCTGCAGGGTGTAGTCGCTGGCATCGGCAATCGCCGACAGCGGCTGCGGACGCGGCACCTGGTACTCGCCCTTGACGTTGTCGTCAGCGACGTTACGCGGGATTGGCAGCAACGGATCCAGACGCTTGGAGGTCTGGACATCCGGCGGCAATTGCATCGGTGCGGTTTGTTGCTCTTGCAGGTAATCGCTACCCCGGTCACGGAAGTAGCCTTCCGGGCCCCAGATCCAACCGCAGCCACTGGTGCTGGAGATAATCAAGGCAAGTGCGGAAAGTCCGGCCATTCGCTTCATGCGTTGTACTTCCTCAATTAAACCAAGACGCCGGACTGGCGCATGGCCTGCCGCAGCGGTTCGTGACAGGCGGCACTGAGCCAGGTGAGCGGCAGACGGATACCGTCCGGCATCAAGCCCATTTCGTGCAGGGCCCATTTCACGGGAATAGGGTTGGATTCGATGAACAGTGTCTTGTTCAGCGGCATCAGGGTTTCGTGGATCTCGCGGGCCTTGGCAGCATCGCCAGCCATGGCGGCGGCACACATCTGGCTCATGGCCCGGGGGGCGACGTTGGCGGTCACCGAGATATTGCCCTTGCCGCCCAGCAGGATCAGCTCGACCGCGGTGGCGTCATCGCCGGAGTACACCAGGAAATCGCTGGGCACGCCGGCCAGGATCGCCTTGGCCCGCTGCAGGTCGCCGGTGGCTTCCTTGATGCCGATGATGTTCTTCACGCTGGACAGGCGGATCACGGTCTCGGCCTGCATGTCGCATGCGGTACGGCCGGGAACGTTGTAGAGGATCTGCGGAATGTCCACGGCCTCGGCAATGGCGCGGAAATGCTGGTAAAGGCCTTCCTGGGTCGGCTTGTTGTAGTACGGAGTCACCAGCAGGCAGGCATCGGCGCCGGCGATATTCGCGTTGGTGGTCAGTTCGATCGCTTCACGCGTCGAGTTGGCGCCGGTACCGGCAATCACCGGAATGCGCCCTGCAACCTGGGCCACCACCCGACGAATCACTTCGATGTGCTCGTTGACATCCAGAGTGGCCGATTCACCTGTGGTGCCGACCGCCACGATGGCGTTGGTGCCCTCTTGCAGGTGGAAGTCCACCAGTTTGCTCAGGCTGTCCCAGTCGAGATTTCCCTGTGCATCCATGGGTGTGACCAGTGCCACCATACTGCCCGCAATCATGCAACCGCTCCTGCCGGAAAAAGAGAGCGGTAATGGTACTGGCGCCAAGTTCCTTGCACAAGCGAAGTCCCGCGCCGTGAGCATTCCCCTGAGCGATGGTTTTCGCTACCCTTCAGGCTTTGATCGCTACCGATAAGCGTGTAAACCGGGTTATCGCCTGCCTGTCGCTTCTCCAAAGCCCCATTCCTGCATTGTCAGCCCTTGTTCCGGATGTCCCGGGACCTGTCGCCGGCTGGTGGTCCGGGGCCCTGAGAAGTCGCTGGCAGCGTTTGCCCGACACCGACTTGTCAAAAGTATCGACCGCTCATCGCTTTAGGAATGCTGCATGTCCACCCCCACAGTTCGCGAACAATTCCTTGTCATCAGTGCCCTCGGCGCCAACCCCATGGAGCTGACCAACGTCCTGTGCCGCGCCAGCCATGAAAACCGCTGCGCCGTCGTGACCTCGCGCCTGACCCGGCATGGCGAGTGCAGCGCCCTGGTGCTGGAGATTTCCGGCAGCTGGGACGCCCTGGCACGCCTGGAGAGCAGCCTGCCGTTCCTGGCCAAGAAGCACGCCTTCACCGTCAATGTGGTGCGCAGCGCAGCCCTGGAAAGCCGCCCTCAGGCTCTGCCTTACGTGGCTTATGTCAGCGCGGCTTATCGCTCGGACATCGTCAACGAGCTGTGCCAGTTCTTCATCGACCACCATGTCGAGCTGGAAAACCTCACCTGCGATACCTACCAGGCTCCGCAGACCGGAGGCACCATGCTCAACGCCACCTTCACCGTGACCCTGCCCGCCGGCACCCAGATCAGCTGGTTGCGCGATCAGTTCCTGGATTTTGCCGATGCCATGAACCTCGATGCGCTGATCGAACCCTGGCGCCCACAGAACCCTATGTAAGGAAGCTCCCATGGCCGTTGCTATCGACCAACCCGTCACCGATTTCCAGGCCCCTGCCACCAGCGGCCAGACCGTCAGCCTGTCCGGCCTCAAGGGCAAGCAAGTGGTGATCTACTTTTACCCCAAGGACAGCACGCCGGGCTGCACCACCGAGGGCCAGGGCTTTCGCGATCAATACGCCGCCTTCCAGGCTGCCAACACCGAAATCTTCGGCGTTTCCCGCGACAGCCTGAAGTCCCACGAGAACTTCAAGTGCAAGCAGGAATTCCCCTTCGAACTGATCAGCGACAAGGACGAAGCCGTCTGCCAGCTGTTCGACGTGATCAAGTTGAAGAAGCTCTACGGCAAGGAATACCTGGGCGTGGACCGCAGCACCTTCCTCATCGACAAGGACGGTGTGCTGCGCCAGGAATGGCGCGGGGTGAAGGTTCCGGGCCACGTCGACGCCGTACTGGCCGCGGCCCAGGCCCTGAACAAGGCCTGAAATGACCGGGGCGGCTGAATCAGCCGCCCCGCGTATCTAGAGTAAAGGCGCCACCACCGGATCCTTCCTTGGCCAGGCATCCAGCACCGCCTTGAACAAGGTGGCCAGGGGAATCGCAAAGAAAATCCCCCAGAAGCCCCACAGCCCGCCGAACAACAACACCGCACAGATGATCGCCACCGGGTGCAGGTTCACCGCACCGGAGAACAGCAGCGGCACCAGCACGTTGCCATCCAGGGTCTGGATGATCCCGTAGACCGCCATCAGATAGATGAACTGGTCGCTCCAGCCCCATTGGAACAGCGCAATCAGCGCCACCGGCACCGTGACCACCACAGCGCCGACATAAGGCACCACCACCGAAATGCCCACCAGCAGCGCCAGCAACGCCGCGTAGTTGAGGCCCAGGGCGACGAAGGCGATGTAGGTCACGCCGCCGCAGATGACAATCTCGATGACCTTGCCGCGGATGTAGTTGGCAATCTGCCGGTTCATTTCGTGGGCAACCCGGGTAATCAGGGTCCGCTCGCGCGGCAGATAGCCGATGACCCAGCGGCTGATCATGGCCCGATCCTTGAGGAAGAAAAACACCAGGATCGGCACCAGCACCAGGTAGATCATGATGTTCACCAGCAACGGCAGGCTGGACAGGGAGAAGGTCAACGCCCATTGCCCGAACTTGCCGATCTCGCCCCTGGCCACCTCAATGGCCTGCAGCACCTGCTCATCCGACACCAGGTGCGGGTAACGCTCGGGCAACAGCAGCAACAGCGATTGCCACTTGGCGAGCATCCCGGGCAACTCGTTGAACAAGGTGACGAACTGGTGCCAGAGCAGCGGCACCACCACCAGGATAAAGACCAGCAACAAGCCCATGAACAGGGCAAACACCAACCCCACCGCCGCGCCGCCCGGCAGGCGCAGGCGCTCCAGGCTCACCACCAGCCCCTGCATCAGGTACGCCAGGACCATGCCCGCCAACACCGGCGCCAGCATGCCGCCCAGGGTCAGCACCGCCGTAAAGGCCAGGAACAGCAGGACGGCGAGCACCACCGCCTCTTCATCCGAGAAGTAGCGCTGTATCCAGTCGCGTAGCACTTTGAACATCAATGATCCTTAGGTGAAATCGATGAGCGGCCGTCAGGCCTTTTTCAGCCAGTAACGATAGACCCCGGCATCGTCCTCTTCGTGCAGCAGGGTATGACCGGCCAGACGGGCAAAGGTGCGAAAGTCGCGCTGGGACCCGGCATCGGTGGCAATGACCTTGAGCACCGCGCCACTGGCCAGGCGATTGAGTTCCATCTTGGCCTTGAGCAGCGGCAGCGGACAATTGAGCCCGCTGGCATCCAGCTCGGCGTCATGGGTGACAACATCGGTCATTGAACCTACTCCGATCGAAAATTCTGGCGCCTAGAATACCCTGCAAGGCAAAGCCGCCGGCAATAAACAAGCCTGACCCAGCGCATACACCACTCTGATAAAGGGCTTATGGGGTAGACGCTGGAATTTGCCAGAAAGCACCTGGGATCCGCAGAGTTTTCAGCGCCTTTGTCTGGTCCCCGGACCAGCGGCCAGCTACAGTAGAGCCTTTGTCGAATAAGGCTTTGTGCATGAATTTATTGCGCCCTACCCTGCTGACGCTCGCTTGCCTGCTCGCCTCACCGGGCTTCGCCGACGACCTGCCGTCACTCGGTGATGCCAGTTCAGCCATTGTCTCGCCGCAACAGGAACACCAACTGGGCCGCGCCTGGCTGGCGCTGCTGCGCAGCCAGGTCTCGCAGCTCAATGACCCGCAGCTCAAGGACTACGTCGAAACCAGCGTCTACAAACTGGTGGAGACCAGCCAGGTCAACGACCGGCGCCTGGAGTTCATCCTGATCAACAGCCCGCAGCTCAACGCCTTTGCCGCTCCCGGCGGGATTGTCGGGGTCAACGGTGGTCTGTTTCTCAACGCCCAGACCGAAGGCGAATATGCCTCGGTACTGGCTCACGAACTGGCGCACCTTTCCCAGCGGCACTTCGCCCGCGGCGTCGAAGCCCAGCAACGCATGCAGGTGCCAATGATGGCCGCGCTGCTGGCGGGGATCGTGATTGCCGCCGCCG
Protein-coding sequences here:
- the purC gene encoding phosphoribosylaminoimidazolesuccinocarboxamide synthase; translation: MEKREELYRGKAKSVYKTDDADRLILLFRNDTSAFDGKRIEQLDRKGMVNNKFNAFIMQKLEAAGVPTQFDKLLGDNECLVKKLDMIPVECVVRNYAAGSLVKRLGVEEGMKLNPYTFELFLKDDAKGDPFINESHVVAFGWGTAEQLARMKELSLKVNEVLSKLFDDAGLLLVDFKLEFGVFSDGSIVLGDEFSPDGCRLWDKATKKKMDKDRFRQGLGDVIEAYEEVAQRLGVPL
- a CDS encoding MBL fold metallo-hydrolase, encoding MRFAVLGSGSQGNGTLIASADTCILVDCGFSLRETERRLLRLGVHPSQLSAILVTHEHADHVHGVGLLSRRYNLPVYLSQGTLRGMRKPVEAEGFVRGGEQLQIGDLCIDVIAVAHDAQEPTQFVFSDGQRRFGLLTDLGSYCADVLQGYRGLDALMIEANHCRDLLARGYYPYFLKQRVGGDQGHLNNHQAASLVAELGWQDLQHLVLAHLSSKNNLPQLARQCFVDTLGCDPDWLQLADQDSGLDWRHIA
- the bamC gene encoding outer membrane protein assembly factor BamC, whose product is MKRMAGLSALALIISSTSGCGWIWGPEGYFRDRGSDYLQEQQTAPMQLPPDVQTSKRLDPLLPIPRNVADDNVKGEYQVPRPQPLSAIADASDYTLQKSGDSRWVMAQHPPAEVWPVAVQFFQDNGFRLDQQRPQTGEFTTSWQRSDELSAAVAKRLSSSGVAADSETRVRVRIEPGVQRNTSEVYVVSAERPAGSTADVEFTNRSLNTGLDAALVDDMLASMSRTAEKGGSVSLLAARDFDTPSRVSLSEDGSGNPVLNLGADLDRAWSSVGRALEQGEWRVEDINRSLGLYYINLAEKAEKKNDEPGFFGKLFGSKPAKEEIEARAERYQVRLSKVGDNVQVTVEKNINTVAPADVARKVLGVIQDNLG
- the dapA gene encoding 4-hydroxy-tetrahydrodipicolinate synthase, with product MIAGSMVALVTPMDAQGNLDWDSLSKLVDFHLQEGTNAIVAVGTTGESATLDVNEHIEVIRRVVAQVAGRIPVIAGTGANSTREAIELTTNANIAGADACLLVTPYYNKPTQEGLYQHFRAIAEAVDIPQILYNVPGRTACDMQAETVIRLSSVKNIIGIKEATGDLQRAKAILAGVPSDFLVYSGDDATAVELILLGGKGNISVTANVAPRAMSQMCAAAMAGDAAKAREIHETLMPLNKTLFIESNPIPVKWALHEMGLMPDGIRLPLTWLSAACHEPLRQAMRQSGVLV
- a CDS encoding glycine cleavage system protein R, which translates into the protein MSTPTVREQFLVISALGANPMELTNVLCRASHENRCAVVTSRLTRHGECSALVLEISGSWDALARLESSLPFLAKKHAFTVNVVRSAALESRPQALPYVAYVSAAYRSDIVNELCQFFIDHHVELENLTCDTYQAPQTGGTMLNATFTVTLPAGTQISWLRDQFLDFADAMNLDALIEPWRPQNPM
- a CDS encoding peroxiredoxin gives rise to the protein MAVAIDQPVTDFQAPATSGQTVSLSGLKGKQVVIYFYPKDSTPGCTTEGQGFRDQYAAFQAANTEIFGVSRDSLKSHENFKCKQEFPFELISDKDEAVCQLFDVIKLKKLYGKEYLGVDRSTFLIDKDGVLRQEWRGVKVPGHVDAVLAAAQALNKA
- a CDS encoding AI-2E family transporter; this translates as MFKVLRDWIQRYFSDEEAVVLAVLLFLAFTAVLTLGGMLAPVLAGMVLAYLMQGLVVSLERLRLPGGAAVGLVFALFMGLLLVFILVVVPLLWHQFVTLFNELPGMLAKWQSLLLLLPERYPHLVSDEQVLQAIEVARGEIGKFGQWALTFSLSSLPLLVNIMIYLVLVPILVFFFLKDRAMISRWVIGYLPRERTLITRVAHEMNRQIANYIRGKVIEIVICGGVTYIAFVALGLNYAALLALLVGISVVVPYVGAVVVTVPVALIALFQWGWSDQFIYLMAVYGIIQTLDGNVLVPLLFSGAVNLHPVAIICAVLLFGGLWGFWGIFFAIPLATLFKAVLDAWPRKDPVVAPLL
- a CDS encoding sulfurtransferase TusA family protein, with protein sequence MTDVVTHDAELDASGLNCPLPLLKAKMELNRLASGAVLKVIATDAGSQRDFRTFARLAGHTLLHEEDDAGVYRYWLKKA